The proteins below come from a single Alkalinema sp. FACHB-956 genomic window:
- the rpsB gene encoding 30S ribosomal protein S2, translated as MPVVSLAQLLESGVHFGHQTRRWNPKMKPYIFTSRNGVHIIDLVQTAELMDGAYNFVRTASEQGKKFLFVGTKRQAAGIVAQEAARCGAYYVNQRWLGGMLTNWTTIKTRVDRLKELERLEETGALDLRPKKEAAVLRRELDKLQKYLGGIKNMRKIPDVVIMVDQRREYNAVQECQKLNIPIVALLDTNCDPDTVDVPIPANDDAIRSIKLIVGRLADAIYEGRHGQVNAEEDYEDYEGAEYEDDYEEASEEGGEE; from the coding sequence ATGCCAGTTGTATCTTTGGCTCAACTGTTGGAATCTGGAGTTCACTTCGGTCACCAAACCCGTCGTTGGAACCCCAAAATGAAGCCGTACATCTTTACCTCGCGTAATGGTGTGCACATTATCGACTTGGTGCAAACCGCTGAGTTGATGGATGGCGCGTACAACTTTGTGCGGACGGCTTCTGAGCAGGGCAAAAAGTTTCTGTTTGTGGGCACTAAGCGTCAAGCTGCTGGCATTGTGGCCCAAGAAGCGGCCCGTTGCGGAGCTTACTATGTGAACCAGCGCTGGCTCGGTGGAATGCTGACCAACTGGACAACCATCAAAACCCGGGTCGATCGCCTGAAGGAACTGGAGCGTCTGGAAGAAACGGGAGCACTGGATCTGCGGCCTAAGAAGGAAGCAGCGGTTCTCCGTCGGGAGTTGGATAAACTGCAAAAGTACCTCGGCGGTATCAAGAACATGCGGAAGATCCCCGATGTGGTGATCATGGTGGATCAACGTCGGGAATATAACGCAGTGCAAGAGTGCCAAAAGCTGAATATTCCGATCGTGGCGCTGCTGGATACCAACTGTGATCCCGATACGGTGGATGTGCCTATCCCTGCAAACGATGATGCGATTCGCTCCATCAAGCTGATTGTGGGTCGTTTGGCAGATGCGATCTATGAAGGTCGCCATGGTCAAGTTAACGCCGAGGAAGACTACGAAGATTACGAAGGCGCAGAGTACGAAGACGATTACGAAGAAGCGAGTGAAGAAGGCGGCGAAGAATAA
- the tsf gene encoding translation elongation factor Ts produces MAEISAQAVKELREKTGAGMMDCKKALKENDGDMEKSIDWLRKKGIASAEKKAGKVAAEGLVGQYIHTGGRIGVLVEVNCQTDFVARNEAFKELVTNIAMQIAACPNVEYVKVEDVPADFIEKEKAVEMGKEDLANKPADKREMIVKGRLEKRLKELCLLDQPYIKDQNITVAELVKQQVAALGENIQVRRFVRFVLGEGIEIEQTDFAAEVAAQISGQA; encoded by the coding sequence ATGGCTGAAATTTCCGCACAGGCAGTAAAGGAACTGCGCGAAAAAACGGGCGCAGGCATGATGGACTGCAAAAAAGCTCTGAAAGAAAACGACGGCGACATGGAGAAGTCCATTGATTGGCTGCGTAAGAAGGGCATTGCATCCGCTGAGAAGAAAGCTGGCAAAGTGGCAGCTGAAGGACTGGTGGGTCAGTACATCCACACCGGTGGTCGGATTGGTGTGCTGGTAGAAGTCAACTGCCAAACTGACTTCGTGGCGCGTAACGAAGCCTTCAAAGAGTTGGTCACCAACATTGCGATGCAAATCGCGGCTTGCCCCAACGTGGAGTACGTGAAGGTGGAAGACGTTCCCGCCGACTTCATCGAGAAGGAAAAAGCTGTGGAAATGGGCAAGGAAGATCTGGCGAACAAGCCTGCCGATAAGCGCGAAATGATCGTTAAGGGTCGTTTAGAGAAGCGTTTGAAGGAACTGTGCCTGCTGGATCAGCCCTACATCAAGGATCAAAATATCACCGTTGCCGAATTGGTGAAGCAACAGGTGGCAGCCCTGGGTGAAAACATCCAAGTGCGTCGCTTTGTGCGCTTTGTCCTGGGTGAGGGCATTGAAATTGAGCAAACCGACTTTGCAGCAGAAGTAGCCGCTCAAATATCAGGTCAAGCGTAA
- a CDS encoding tellurite resistance TerB family protein — MVLFDVPCSSPNSTVIACPITARPIALSPAEAFAAITIVAISSDGYLADEEIDTITASLARMHLFRNTPTETMRHMYDKLFGIMRQDGISILLQAAKESLPCELREAAFAVATDLVLSDGIMTQDEQGFLNDLCRILEISQTTALKIVEVMMIKSRG; from the coding sequence ATGGTTCTGTTCGATGTGCCTTGCAGTTCACCCAATTCCACCGTCATAGCCTGCCCGATCACGGCACGACCCATCGCCTTAAGTCCTGCGGAGGCCTTTGCAGCCATTACGATCGTGGCCATTTCTTCCGATGGCTATCTAGCGGATGAAGAGATTGATACCATCACTGCAAGCCTTGCTCGAATGCACTTGTTCCGCAATACTCCTACGGAAACCATGCGCCACATGTATGACAAATTATTCGGCATTATGCGGCAAGACGGTATTTCTATATTGCTACAAGCTGCGAAGGAGTCATTGCCCTGTGAACTGCGGGAAGCCGCTTTTGCCGTTGCAACGGACTTGGTACTGTCCGACGGCATCATGACGCAAGACGAGCAAGGATTTCTCAATGATTTATGCCGCATTCTGGAAATCTCCCAGACAACTGCACTCAAAATCGTTGAAGTGATGATGATTAAAAGTCGGGGTTAA
- a CDS encoding DEAD/DEAH box helicase, with the protein MSMKSRLAPFIQEYIYQQGWADLRPIQAEACRVVFDTEDHLLVAAGTAAGKTEAAFLPVLTRLYERPSASIGALYIGPIKALINDQFERLNDLLQFADIPVHMWHGDVTQSKKAQVLRHPQGILQITPESLESLLVNKASDLQRLLGELQFVVIDEVHAFIGSDRGDQILCQLTRLAQLTRNEARRIGLSATLGDYDLAERWMAAGTQRRVVTPKMAGADRKIQLSLEHFYDPGLVVRAKEDTRDQAFNPYHLHLLNQSLGKKCLIFANGRTATEEAIAGIRSIAQAKGYPDIYHVHHGSISADLRQVAEAAMREPDRPAVTAATVTFEMGIDLGQLDRVIQLESPSSVASFLQRLGRSGRRGGVAEMRFVCAEEKPTGEETLPEQLPWQLLQAIAIIQLYLEEQWIEPPQFVQYPYSLLYHQTMSTLASLGELTPAILAQQVLPLPPFQKITQADYRDLLRHWIELEHIEVTETKTLIIGLKGEKIARNFKFYAIFADNEEYIIKCNQKIVGSIMVPPSEGDRISLAGQVWEVLQVDSQRKAIKVRPTQQAANASSWRGTTGDIHTRVLQRMRQVLQEDTVYPYLHPSAQARLQTARQFARSHGILNSPIVLLEEGYACIFPWIGTKAFRTLERFLRLYCRPLLNIKGVKGRSPYFLVVNLGKCPIENLRYEIQALGERPLSAEELMEAEEAPKIQKYDAYIPDEFLRKAFAADGLAIEDLKSAIAHGFPALA; encoded by the coding sequence ATGAGTATGAAATCGCGTCTTGCTCCTTTTATCCAGGAATATATCTACCAGCAGGGTTGGGCGGATTTACGTCCAATTCAGGCGGAGGCTTGCCGGGTGGTTTTTGATACGGAAGATCACCTGTTGGTTGCGGCAGGAACCGCTGCAGGCAAGACAGAAGCGGCTTTTTTACCCGTTCTGACGCGATTGTATGAACGCCCGTCAGCATCGATCGGCGCATTGTATATCGGCCCAATTAAAGCGTTGATCAACGATCAATTTGAACGGCTGAATGATTTGCTGCAATTTGCGGACATCCCAGTTCACATGTGGCATGGGGATGTCACACAAAGCAAAAAGGCTCAGGTCTTGCGCCACCCCCAAGGCATTTTACAAATTACGCCGGAATCACTAGAAAGTTTGTTGGTCAATAAAGCCAGCGATCTCCAGCGATTATTAGGTGAATTACAATTCGTTGTCATTGATGAAGTCCATGCCTTTATCGGGAGCGATCGCGGGGATCAAATTCTTTGTCAACTGACTCGATTAGCGCAGTTAACCCGTAACGAAGCGCGTCGCATTGGTTTATCTGCTACCCTGGGTGATTACGATTTGGCTGAACGTTGGATGGCAGCAGGCACCCAGCGCCGGGTCGTCACGCCGAAAATGGCTGGGGCCGATCGTAAAATTCAACTGTCCCTAGAACATTTCTATGATCCAGGGCTGGTGGTACGGGCCAAGGAAGACACGCGGGATCAGGCGTTTAATCCCTACCATTTACATTTGTTGAACCAGAGTTTGGGTAAAAAATGTTTGATTTTTGCCAATGGGCGCACGGCGACGGAAGAGGCGATCGCGGGGATTCGCTCGATTGCCCAAGCCAAGGGCTATCCGGACATTTACCACGTGCACCACGGCAGCATTTCCGCTGATTTGCGTCAGGTAGCAGAGGCGGCCATGCGAGAACCCGATCGACCCGCTGTTACTGCCGCTACGGTGACGTTTGAAATGGGGATTGATTTGGGACAACTCGATCGGGTGATTCAACTGGAATCGCCCTCATCGGTGGCCAGCTTTTTGCAACGATTGGGACGATCGGGACGGCGGGGAGGCGTGGCGGAAATGCGCTTCGTTTGTGCGGAGGAGAAACCCACGGGGGAAGAAACCCTACCGGAACAACTGCCTTGGCAACTGCTGCAAGCGATCGCGATTATTCAACTCTATCTAGAAGAACAGTGGATTGAGCCACCGCAGTTTGTGCAGTATCCCTATAGTTTGCTCTATCACCAAACCATGAGTACCTTGGCCTCCCTGGGTGAATTAACTCCGGCCATCCTTGCCCAGCAGGTTTTACCCTTGCCCCCCTTCCAGAAGATTACTCAGGCCGATTATCGTGATTTGTTGCGCCACTGGATTGAGTTAGAGCATATTGAGGTGACAGAAACGAAGACCTTAATTATTGGGTTGAAGGGTGAGAAAATTGCCCGGAATTTTAAGTTCTACGCCATCTTTGCAGACAACGAAGAATACATCATCAAGTGCAATCAAAAAATTGTCGGTTCGATTATGGTGCCGCCCAGTGAAGGCGATCGCATCTCCCTAGCGGGTCAGGTGTGGGAGGTGCTGCAGGTGGATAGCCAACGCAAGGCCATTAAAGTGCGGCCCACCCAGCAAGCCGCGAATGCCAGCTCTTGGCGGGGCACCACGGGCGATATCCATACAAGGGTGTTGCAACGGATGCGGCAGGTATTGCAAGAGGATACGGTTTATCCCTACCTGCACCCCAGCGCCCAAGCACGACTTCAGACGGCACGACAGTTTGCCCGTAGTCACGGAATTTTAAACAGTCCGATCGTGTTACTCGAAGAGGGCTATGCCTGTATTTTTCCCTGGATCGGGACCAAGGCATTTCGCACACTGGAACGATTTCTGCGGCTGTACTGTCGGCCTTTGTTGAATATCAAAGGGGTGAAGGGTCGATCGCCCTATTTTTTAGTGGTGAATTTAGGGAAATGCCCGATCGAGAATCTACGCTATGAAATTCAAGCCCTGGGAGAACGGCCCTTATCAGCGGAGGAACTCATGGAAGCAGAAGAAGCTCCAAAAATTCAGAAATATGATGCCTATATTCCCGATGAATTTCTGCGCAAAGCCTTTGCTGCCGATGGGTTAGCGATCGAAGATTTAAAATCTGCCATCGCCCACGGATTTCCTGCCTTGGCTTGA
- the atpC gene encoding ATP synthase F1 subunit epsilon — MSLTVRVIAPDKTVWDATAEEVILPSTTGQLGILTGHAPLLTALETGVMRVRADKNWTPIALMGGFAEVESNEVTVLVNGAERGADINLDEARKAFGEAEVRYNKAQSGTDRQELLQASQAFKRARARVQAAGGNA; from the coding sequence ATGTCTTTAACTGTTCGTGTGATTGCACCCGATAAAACTGTCTGGGATGCAACGGCTGAAGAAGTGATTCTGCCCAGCACAACCGGCCAGTTGGGAATCTTGACCGGCCACGCACCCCTGTTAACCGCATTGGAAACTGGGGTAATGCGGGTTCGGGCAGACAAAAACTGGACCCCGATCGCCTTGATGGGTGGCTTTGCTGAAGTTGAAAGCAACGAAGTCACGGTTCTGGTGAATGGTGCAGAACGCGGGGCGGATATTAATCTGGATGAAGCCCGCAAAGCCTTTGGGGAAGCGGAAGTTCGCTATAACAAGGCTCAAAGTGGCACCGATCGCCAAGAATTGCTTCAGGCAAGCCAAGCATTTAAGCGGGCGCGCGCGCGCGTTCAAGCTGCGGGTGGAAACGCCTAA
- the atpD gene encoding F0F1 ATP synthase subunit beta yields the protein MVTTAASIGYITQVIGPVIDIKFPAGKLPAIYNALNIRGTNSAGQEVSVTCEVQQLLGDSQVRAVGMSSTEGLVRGMEVLDTGAPISVPVGTATLGRIFNVLGEPVDEKGDVDVSKTMPIHRPAPKLTELETKPSVFETGIKVVDLLTPYRRGGKIGLFGGAGVGKTVIMMELINNIATKHGGVSVFAGVGERTREGNDLYNEMIESGVINPDKPEESKIALVYGQMNEPPGARMRVALSGLTMAEYFRDVNKQDVLLFVDNIFRFVQAGSEVSALLGRMPSAVGYQPTLGTDVGDLQERITSTTEGSITSIQAVYVPADDLTDPAPATTFAHLDGTTVLSRGLAAKGIYPAVDPLDSTSTMLQPAIVGADHYDTARAVQSTLQRYKELQDIIAILGLDELSEEDRLTVYRARKIERFLSQPFFVAEVFTGAPGKYVTLPKTIEGFKRILAGELDDLPEQAFYMVGDIDEAIAKGAKLKAEGK from the coding sequence ATGGTCACCACAGCAGCAAGTATTGGCTACATTACACAAGTCATCGGTCCGGTTATTGACATTAAGTTCCCCGCCGGCAAATTGCCCGCTATTTATAACGCCCTCAATATCAGAGGAACGAACAGCGCAGGTCAAGAAGTCTCTGTAACCTGTGAAGTTCAACAGCTTTTGGGCGATAGCCAAGTCCGTGCAGTGGGCATGAGCAGCACTGAAGGTTTGGTCCGTGGGATGGAAGTGTTAGACACCGGAGCTCCCATCAGCGTCCCCGTGGGAACTGCAACCCTAGGTCGCATCTTCAACGTGCTCGGTGAGCCCGTGGATGAAAAAGGCGATGTGGATGTCTCCAAGACGATGCCCATCCACCGTCCCGCACCTAAGCTGACGGAACTGGAAACTAAGCCTTCCGTTTTTGAAACCGGGATTAAGGTCGTTGACCTGCTGACCCCCTATCGTCGGGGTGGCAAGATCGGTCTGTTCGGCGGTGCTGGCGTGGGCAAGACCGTGATCATGATGGAACTGATCAACAACATCGCAACCAAGCACGGTGGGGTGTCGGTGTTTGCCGGTGTGGGTGAGCGGACCCGTGAAGGGAATGACCTTTACAACGAAATGATTGAGTCCGGCGTAATCAACCCTGACAAGCCGGAAGAATCCAAAATTGCACTCGTCTACGGTCAGATGAATGAACCACCGGGGGCACGGATGCGCGTGGCTCTGTCGGGTCTGACCATGGCTGAGTACTTCCGTGATGTCAACAAGCAAGACGTATTGCTGTTCGTTGACAACATCTTCCGTTTCGTACAAGCCGGTTCTGAAGTATCCGCACTGCTGGGTCGGATGCCCTCCGCTGTGGGTTATCAGCCCACCCTGGGGACGGACGTAGGTGACCTGCAAGAGCGGATTACCTCAACCACCGAGGGTTCCATCACTTCCATCCAAGCGGTTTACGTACCGGCGGATGACTTGACTGACCCCGCACCGGCAACCACCTTTGCCCACTTGGATGGAACGACGGTATTGTCCCGGGGCTTGGCCGCTAAGGGAATTTACCCCGCTGTGGATCCCCTGGATTCCACTTCTACGATGTTGCAACCCGCGATCGTAGGGGCTGACCACTACGACACCGCTCGGGCTGTGCAATCCACCCTGCAACGGTACAAAGAACTGCAAGACATCATTGCAATTCTGGGTCTGGACGAACTGTCTGAAGAAGACCGTCTGACGGTATACCGTGCCCGTAAGATTGAGCGTTTCCTGTCCCAGCCCTTCTTCGTGGCTGAAGTGTTTACCGGTGCACCTGGTAAGTATGTGACGCTGCCCAAGACGATCGAAGGCTTCAAGCGGATTCTGGCGGGTGAATTGGATGACCTGCCGGAGCAAGCCTTCTACATGGTCGGCGACATTGACGAAGCGATCGCTAAAGGCGCGAAGCTGAAGGCTGAAGGCAAGTAG
- the purD gene encoding phosphoribosylamine--glycine ligase, whose protein sequence is MKVLVVGNGGREHAIAWKLVQSDNVEVTCVPGNGGTATLPQCRNMEMTQNDFEGITRFCLVNNVKLVVIGPEAPLAEGITDYMRGKGLKVFGPTRAGAQIESSKAWAKALMVEAGIPTAKSAVFDNAADAKAYVEAEGAPIVIKADGLAAGKGVTVAETVGQALTAIDACFSGQFGDAGKQVVIEECLFGQEASVLAITDGNTIRPLLPAQDHKRIGEGDTGENTGGMGVYAPAPIVTPELMERVQREILEPTIATLKQRGIDYCGILYAGLMITPEGDPKVIEFNCRFGDPETQAVLPLLDMPLEKLMLACVNGELEDVDPLRWKPQVSACVVAASGGYPGKYKKDYPITGISDAEGWGATVFHAGTYRKKTGLVTDGGRVLGVTALGDTFDAAFAKAYQALGEIQFQGMYYRRDIGHQVRSAIDLSSEP, encoded by the coding sequence GTGAAAGTTTTGGTGGTTGGCAATGGTGGGCGCGAACACGCGATCGCTTGGAAACTGGTGCAGTCGGACAATGTGGAGGTCACCTGCGTTCCGGGGAATGGCGGCACAGCAACCCTGCCCCAATGCCGCAATATGGAAATGACCCAAAACGACTTTGAGGGCATTACTCGGTTCTGTTTGGTCAATAACGTTAAGTTAGTGGTGATTGGGCCAGAAGCTCCTTTAGCGGAAGGCATTACCGACTATATGCGGGGCAAAGGGCTGAAAGTCTTCGGCCCCACCCGTGCCGGAGCGCAAATTGAATCCAGCAAAGCTTGGGCCAAGGCGTTGATGGTAGAAGCAGGTATTCCCACGGCCAAATCCGCTGTGTTTGACAATGCCGCCGATGCTAAGGCCTATGTGGAAGCGGAGGGAGCCCCGATCGTCATCAAAGCCGATGGCCTCGCTGCTGGGAAAGGCGTGACCGTCGCAGAAACCGTTGGCCAAGCCCTCACCGCGATCGATGCCTGCTTCAGCGGTCAATTTGGCGACGCTGGTAAGCAGGTGGTAATCGAAGAATGCCTCTTCGGTCAGGAAGCCTCTGTCCTAGCCATTACCGACGGCAACACTATCCGCCCCTTACTGCCAGCCCAGGATCACAAACGCATCGGCGAAGGGGACACCGGAGAAAACACCGGCGGCATGGGAGTCTACGCCCCCGCTCCGATCGTCACCCCGGAGTTGATGGAACGAGTCCAACGGGAAATCCTGGAACCGACGATCGCAACCCTGAAGCAACGGGGCATTGACTACTGTGGCATTCTCTACGCGGGGTTAATGATCACCCCGGAGGGCGACCCCAAAGTCATCGAATTTAACTGTCGCTTCGGCGATCCAGAAACCCAAGCCGTCCTGCCCCTCCTGGACATGCCCCTGGAAAAACTCATGCTCGCCTGCGTCAATGGGGAGCTGGAAGATGTCGATCCCCTCCGCTGGAAACCTCAAGTATCCGCCTGCGTCGTTGCAGCCTCCGGTGGCTATCCCGGCAAGTACAAAAAAGACTATCCCATCACTGGCATTTCCGATGCCGAAGGCTGGGGAGCCACGGTCTTTCATGCGGGAACCTACCGGAAGAAAACGGGCCTCGTCACCGATGGTGGGCGCGTCCTAGGGGTCACCGCCCTTGGAGATACCTTCGATGCGGCCTTTGCCAAAGCCTACCAGGCCCTAGGGGAAATCCAGTTCCAGGGGATGTACTACCGTCGAGACATCGGCCATCAGGTGCGATCGGCGATCGATCTCAGCAGCGAACCCTAG